The Campylobacter concisus DNA window TAAAATCTCAGCCTTAACCTCACTTATATCTTGTTTTTCAACCAGCAAGCAAACAGCCATATACGGGGCATTTGGCAGCATATCTTTTATATGGACGCTATTTAGTTTTTGTGACCTTGCAAGCGCTATCAAGATATCTTTTTTGCCTAAATTTATAAGGCTTGAAATTTCATCCTCGCTTAGCTCTTTTTCTTTTATCTCTTTTAAAATTTCATTTTCATCTTGAGGCTTGAAAGTGCTTAGATCCATTAATATCCGCCTCTTAGCTGCACGCTGATATCACCCGCTCCAAAACCAACTACGATGCCGTCACTTAGGCGGTTTTTTACGCCAAATTCATCTGTAAATTCAATGCCGTCCTCGACTCGCTCGACCTTATCTGTAAAAATCGGGTTATACTCGCTAAATTCGCTCTTCATATCAACCTCGATCGGATTTTCTCCAGCTGCATAAACTGGCAAGATGACAAGCTCATCAACGCCTTTAAAGCACTCTTTAAAGCCAGGTAAATTTGTGCTAAGTCTTGTGTAGCGGTGTGGCTGAAATATCGCTGTGACGCTGTTTATACCTAAAATTTTGGCGTATTCAAAGACTGATTTTAGTGTCGCTTTTATCTCGGTTGGATGGTGTGCGTAGTCATCTATTAGAACGAAATTTTTATTTGCGCTAAGTATGTCAAAACGCTTTTTGATGCCTTTAAAATTTAGTAAATTTTCTCTTATATCTTTAAGCGGCGTCTCGTGCATCGCAGCAAGGATGGCTAAAGATGCGTCTATGGCGATGTGCTCGCCCATGCCAAAGGCTTCAAATTTGCCTAAATTTTTAAGATTAAAGCTGGTGTATGGCTGATAGTCTCTTACCACCATCGTAAGCTCGGTGATGTCGGTGCTTGGGTAAAGCCTGATCGCATCAAGCTTAAGCGTGCTTAAAAACTCGTCCTCAGCGTTTATCACTCTAACTTTTGCGCGCTCCAAAAAGCCCTTGTAGGCTGCGTAAAATTTAGCTAAATCGTAGTCGTAGTGTTCCATGTGCTCTGGCTCTG harbors:
- the murC gene encoding UDP-N-acetylmuramate--L-alanine ligase, giving the protein MKKVHFIGIGGIGISAIARFLHEKGHKISGSDIKESKTTLELKDEGIEVITPHCKEAIKDQDFVVYSAAIKEDNIELVEARRKGIKCFSRKEILPYVLEDKCVFAVAGAHGKSTTSAMLASLIEGSVIIGAISKQFGSNMRYAKSDNVVFEADESDSSFLNSNPYLAIVTNAEPEHMEHYDYDLAKFYAAYKGFLERAKVRVINAEDEFLSTLKLDAIRLYPSTDITELTMVVRDYQPYTSFNLKNLGKFEAFGMGEHIAIDASLAILAAMHETPLKDIRENLLNFKGIKKRFDILSANKNFVLIDDYAHHPTEIKATLKSVFEYAKILGINSVTAIFQPHRYTRLSTNLPGFKECFKGVDELVILPVYAAGENPIEVDMKSEFSEYNPIFTDKVERVEDGIEFTDEFGVKNRLSDGIVVGFGAGDISVQLRGGY